The following proteins are encoded in a genomic region of Fusarium oxysporum f. sp. lycopersici 4287 chromosome 1, whole genome shotgun sequence:
- a CDS encoding adenylate cyclase (At least one base has a quality score < 10): protein MSRDDTAIGTQMSRDRGGSSAVYSTKSRGQSPTPSTRSAGMTWSTKSSQVDGQTSPGHHHGKRGIFGRLRRHHKDKDDIAKLRDLPQSTRSLQPKTSKPDLHRPSDVSTTTLPFSGTFVPGETSDVPDMRPVPGQRGATFNNKFPFAKKGRTHRPQDYVDDAIGPTDRNDPNNIYHLDTNLNDMEGILTKPPPLTPMDTSFVNNVEPERHDSIISTAPKGRWDAPDSWAVRRNTEDNSYHGPEPDEIGSPPRPEEKASPYCIRIFRSDGTFSTHSMPLDSNVTDVISQVIKKTYVVDGLENYHIIMKKHDLIRVLTPPERPLLMQKRLLQQVGYEEKDRIEDLGREDNSYLCRFMFLSARESDFHAKTTDMGLARAQKLNYVDLSGRNLVTIPISLYSKAMEIISLNLSRNLSLDVPRDFIQSCKHLRDIKFNNNEARKLPPSLSRANRLTFLDVANNRLEQLEHAELNSLTGMLKMNLANNRLKHLPSYFGAYQSLRSLNISSNFLDKFPTFLCNLPSLVDLDLSFNAIATIPHEIGGLKNLEKLLITNNRLTHAVPASFGQLVSLRELDIKYNGISSIDIISELPKLEILSADHNCVSAFVGQFESLRQLKLNSNPLNKFEIVAPVPTLKILNLSNAQLASIDSSFVNMVNLEHLILDKNYFVSLPQEIGTLSRLEHFSIANNSVGELPAQIGCLTELRVLNVRGNNISKLPMELWWANRLETFNASSNVLEHFPKPASRAPRIPGEESQPAPPPVNGRAAPLGTLSATASSEELSDDRRPSQNSSTLLSVGPSPLNAGDRKSSVVSVYGKGGRKTSVVSRSATPSAPTQTVNTRKDSGMSSRLNSTFAGSLRNLHLADNRLDDDVFDQITLLAELRVLNLSYNDEISDMPQRSIKNWPQLVELYLSGNALTTLPADDLEESSLLQALYINGNRFTNLPADISRAKNLAVLDCGSNYLKYNISNVPYDWNWNLNPNLRYLNLSGNKRLEIKQTNTGPLGPGAVNREEYTDFSRLLNLRILGLMDVTLTQPSIPDQSEDRRVRTSGSLAGHLPYGMADTLGKHEHLSTVDLVVPRFNSSETEMLLGLFDGQALSSGGSKIAKYLHENFGHIFAGELKQLKTRSNETPVDALRRSFLQLNKDLVTIAIQQSEERPLKTHRGSGQPVILTKEDLNSGGVATVVYLQSTELYVANVGDAQAMVIQTDGTHKMLTRKHDPAEPNERSRIREAGGWVSRNGRLNDLLQVSRAFGYVDLMPAVQAAPYVSNMTIREQDDIILIATGELWEYLSPGLVTDIARAERQDLMRAAQKLRDLAIAYGASGKIMVMMISVADLKRRVERSRLHRGASMSLYPSGIPDDAQVLNTRRGRRTKGDVLDSSLNRLEAEIPAPTGNVSIVFTDIKNSTTLWEMYPSAMRSAIKLHNEVMRRQLRRIGGYEVKTEGDAFMVSFPTATSALLWTFAVQMQLLDVNWPSEVLNSVSCQPVYDKDNSLIFKGLSVRMGIHFGDCVSETDPVTRRMDYFGPMVNKAARISAVADGGQITVSTDFISEIQRCLENYQDTDRGNASGSEDTFDDETYASAIRKDLRSLTSQGFEVKEMGEKKLKGLENPEVVYSLYPHALAGRIEFHLQHERKEEGGGGGGDKPAVLAPGAELSIDPDAIWTLWRISLRLEMLCSSLEGNEAPGLQPPETELLERIKQRGGEVTDRFLLNFLEHQVSRIETCISTLAMRHLATGGGPIKELEDLQGPMTAILDMFMAQRKELERYRRKYGALPSSSSSEDEDDDDDDDPDTEEGSDTEQEL, encoded by the exons ATGAGTAGGGACGATACAGCGATTGGCACGCAAATGTCGCGCGATCGTGGGGGCAGTAGCGCCGTGTACTCAACCAAATCTAGAGGCCAAAGCCCGACACCAAGTACTAGAAGTGCAGGAATGACTTGGAGCACGAAATCCTCCCAAGTTGATGGACAAACTTCACCcggtcatcatcatggcaaaCGCGGAATCTTTGGACGACTTAGAAGGCATCACAAAGATAAAGATGACATTGCTAAACTTCGCGACCTACCTCAATCAACAAGATCTCTCCAGCCGAAGACCTCGAAGCCTGACTTGCACCGCCCCAGCGATGTATCGACGACTACATTACCGTTCTCGGGGACCTTTGTCCCTGGGGAGACGAGCGATGTGCCTGATATGCGACCAGTTCCGGGTCAACGTGGCGCAACTTTCAACAATAAGTTCCCTTTCGCCAAGAAGGGACGAACTCATCGGCCTCAAGACTATGTTGACGATGCAATTGGACCGACAGATCGTAACGATCCTAACAACATATATCATCTCGATACCAACCTGAACGATATGGAGGGCATCCTAACGAAACCTCCTCCACTTACACCTATGGATACTAGCTTCGTTAACAATGTCGAGCCTGAGCGCCACGATTCTATTATCTCCACAGCGCCTAAAGGCCGTTGGGATGCTCCTGACAGTTGGGCAGTGCGACGCAACACCGAAGATAACTCATACCATGGCCCTGAACCAGATGAGATCGGTAGCCCCCCTCGCCCAGAAGAGAAAGCATCGCCATACTGCATTCGAATCTTTCGCTCAGATGGTACATTCTCTACACATTCGATGCCTCTGGACTCGAATGTCACGGATGTCATCTCACAAGTCATTAAGAAGACTTATGTGGTTGACGGTTTGGAGAACTATCATATTATCATGAAGAAGCATGATCTTATCAGGGTTTTGACACCACCTGAGCGACCCTTACTCATGCAGAAGCGGCTCCTGCAGCAAGTCGGTTATGAGGAAAAGGATAGAATCGAAGATCTTGGCCGCGAAGACAACAGTTACCTCTGCAGGTTCATGTTCTTGTCTGCGAGGGAGAGCGACTTTCATGCCAAAACAACTGACATGGGCCTGGCTCGGGCTCAGAAGCTTAATTACGTGGACCTCTCTGGTCGCAACCTCGTCACAATACCTATATCCCTATACTCAAAGGCCATGGAGATTATCTCTCTGAACCTCTCGCGTAACCTCTCGCTCGACGTCCCGCGAGACTTTATACAGTCTTGTAAACATCTTCGAGACATCAAGTTTAACAACAACGAAGCTAGGAAACTACCGCCCAGTCTGAGTCGAGCAAACAGATTGACCTTTCTGGATGTTGCAAACAACCGGCTGGAGCAGTTGGAGCACGCCGAGCTCAACTCTCTTACAGggatgctgaagatgaactTGGCCAACAACCGGCTTAAACACTTGCCTTCTTACTTTGGAGCATACCAGTCACTTCGCTCTCTCAATATTTCTTCTAACTTCCTCGACAAGTTCCCCACTTTCTTGTGCAATCTACCAAGTTTGGTTGACCTGGATCTGAGTTTCAACGCCATTGCAACGATTCCTCACGAGATTGGCGGCCTGAAGAACTTGGAGAAATTGTTGATAACTAACAATAGACTTACGCACGCTGTGCCAGCGTCATTTGGACAACTTGTCAGCCTACGCGAACTCGACATTAAGTACAATGGCATCTCGAGCATCGACATTATTTCGGAGCTCCCGAAGCTTGAGATTCTTTCCGCTGATCACAACTGCGTCTCTGCCTTTGTTGGACAGTTTGAGTCCCTTCGCCAACTCAAACTGAACTCGAACCCCCTCAACAAATTCGAGATTGTTGCCCCCGTTCCTACACTCAAGATATTGAACCTATCGAACGCTCAGCTTGCCAGTATTGACTCATCATTCGTCAACATGGTCAACCTCGAGCACCTGATCCTGGATAAAAATTACTTCGTTTCGTTGCCCCAAGAAATCGGTACCTTGAGCAGACTCGAGCATTTCAGTATTGCGAACAATTCCGTTGGAGAGCTACCAGCTCAAATTGGTTGCCTGACTGAACTGAGAGTGCTCAATGTTCGAGGAAACAATATCTCCAAGCTGCCCATGGAGTTATGGTGGGCAAATCGACTGGAGACTTTCAACGCCTCTTCAAATGTTCTGGAGCACTTCCCCAAACCTGCTTCCAGAGCACCACGGATACCAGGAGAGGAATCACAACCGGCGCCCCCTCCTGTCAATGGAAGAGCTGCGCCACTCGGAACTCTGTCGGCCACAGCAAGCTCCGAAGAGTTGTCAGACGATCGAAGACCCAGTCAAAATTCGAGCACACTTCTCAGTGTCGGACCGTCTCCTCTTAACGCTGGCGACCGCAAGAGCTCTGTCGTGTCTGTCTATGGGAAGGGTGGCCGTAAGACCTCAGTTGTGTCTAGATCAGCAACTCCGTCGGCCCCTACGCAAACAGTCAACACCAGAAAAGATTCCGGGATGTCATCAAGGCTTAATAGCACATTTGCTGGATCCCTTCGTAATCTTCACTTGGCCGATAACCGTCTGGATGACGATGTTTTTGATCAGATCACACTGCTCGCGGAGCTCCGAGTGCTCAACTTATCTTACAACGACGAAATCAGTGACATGCCACAGAGATCGATCAAGAACTGGCCTCAACTAGTTGAGCTTTATTTATCCGGAAACGCTCTCACGACATTGCCTGCCGATGATCTAGAGGAGTCGAGTTTACTACAGGCGCTTTACATCAACGGCAACAGGTTTACCAACTTGCCAGCCGATATCTCACGGGCCAAGAACCTTGCTGTTCTCGATTGTGGCAGTAACTATCTGAAATACAACATCTCCAACGTGCCCTATGATTGGAATTGGAATCTCAATCCGAACCTCAGATATCTGAATCTGTCTGGCAACAAGCGCCTGGAGATCAAGCAGACGAACACAGGTCCTCTTGGGCCTGGCGCCGTCAACCGTGAGGAGTATACAGACTTTAGCCGTCTGCTTAACTTGCGTATCCTGGGTCTGATGGATGTCACTCTCACTCAGCCCAGTATTCCCGATCAGAGTGAGGACAGACGTGTCCGTACATCTGGATCACTCGCTGGCCACCTGCCTTATGGTATGGCCGATACTCTTGGCAAGCACGAGCACTTGTCAACGGTTGATCTCGTGGTACCAAGGTTCAACTCGTCAGAAACAGAGATGCTCTTAGGCTTGTTTGATGGACAAGCTTTGTCCAGCGGTGGATCCAAGATCGCTAAATACTTGCATGAAAATTTTGGTCACATTTTCGCTGGCGAACTGAAGCAGTTGAAAACACGATCGAATGAAACACCGGTTGATGCACTACGACGCTCGTTCCTCCAGCTCAACAAGGATTTGGTCACTATTGCTATCCAGCAATCCGAGGAGCGGCCATTGAAGACGCATAGGGGCTCTGGCCAGCCTGTAATACTCACCAAGGAAGACCTTAACTCAGGGGGTGTGGCAACTGTGGTTTATCTTCAAAGTACGGAATTATATGTTGCAAACGTCGGTGATGCACAGGCGATGGTGATCCAAACAGATGGTACACATAAGATGCTGACCCGCAAGCATGATCCTGCCGAGCCCAATGAGAGATCGCGCATTCGCGAAGCTGGTGGATGGGTTTCTCGCAACGGCAGACTGAACGATCTACTCCAGGTTTCACGCGCATTTGGATACGTTGACTTGATGCCGGCCGTACAAGCAGCACCCTATGTCAGCAACATGACTATCCGAGAGCAGGATGACATTATCCTGATTGCGACTGGCGAGCTCTGGGAGTACCTGTCACCTGGTCTAGTGACGGATATTGCGAGAGCCGAGAGACAAGATCTCATGCGAGCGGCCCAGAAGCTTCGTGACCTGGCTATCGCATACGGCGCCTCGGGCAAAATTATGGTCATGATGATTAGTGTTGCTGACCTAAAGCGACGGGTCGAGCGATCCAGACTCCATCGCGGTGCTAGTATGTCGCTTTATCCATCTGGTATCCCTGATGACGCACAGGTTCTCAATACCAGGAGGGGCCGAAGGACGAAGGGCGATGTTCTCGATTCATCCCTAAACCGACTTGAGGCAGAGATCCCAGCACCTACGGGTAACGTGTCGATTGTCTTCACCGATATCAAGAACTCGACAACACTCTGGGAGATGTACCCTAGTGCCATGAGATCAGCTATCAAACTCCACAACGAGGTCATGCGTCGACAGCTGAGACGAATTGGTGGCTACGAAGTCAAGACTGAAGGTGACGCTTTTATGGTCTCCTTCCCAACAGCCACGTCCGCACTGTTATGGACGTTTGCCGTTCAGATGCAGCTCCTCGATGTGAACTGGCCATCAGAAGTCTTGAACTCAGTGTCTTGCCAGCCTGTTTATGACAAGGATAACAGTCTTATCTTCAAAGGACTGTCGGTGCGAATGGGTATTCACTTTGGAGACTGTGTGAGTGAGACGGATCCAGTTACACGACGCATGGATTATTTCGGACCCATGGTGAACAAGGCGGCTCGAATCTCTGCGGTCGCAGACGGTGGACAGATCACGGTCTCGACCGACTTCATCTCGGAGATACAGCGGTGCCTGGAGAATTATCAAGATACAGATCGCGGTAACGCTTCTGGCTCTGAGGATACCTTTGACGACGAGACATATGCTAGTGCCATTCGAAAGGATTTGAGATCCCTCACCTCTCAAGGCTTTGAGGTTAAGGAAATGggcgagaagaagttgaagggTCTGGAAAACCCTGAGGTTGTGTACTCGCTCTACCCTCATGCATTGGCTGGACGTATCGAATTCCACCTGCAGCATgagaggaaggaagaaggaggaggaggcggcggcgATAAGCCAGCCGTCCTTGCACCCGGAGCAGAGCTCAGTATCGACCCAGATGCAATTTGGACTCTTTGGAGAATTAGTTTGCGACTTGAGATGCTTTGCAGCTCGCTGGAAGGCAATGAAGCCCCAGGGCTACAACCACCGGAGACAGAACTGCTCGAGCGGATCAAGCAGCGTGGAGGAGAGGTCACGGAtcgcttcttgttgaacttcttggAGCACCAAGTGAGCAGGATAGAG ACCTGTATATCGACACTGGCGATGCGTCACCTTGCTACTGGTGGTGGCCCTATTAAGGAACTAGAAGATCTCCAGGGCCCAATGACTGCGATCTTGGATATGTTCATGGCGCAGAGGAAGGAACTTGAGCGATACAGGAGGAAATATGGTGCGCTGCCAAGCTCCTCCAGTagcgaagatgaagacgatgacgacgacgacgatccTGACACAGAAGAAGGGAGCGACACAGAGCAAGAGTTGTGA
- a CDS encoding alpha-1,6-mannosyltransferase, with protein MKTSDVFLTCLLITIPLVHLLVSPYTKVEESFNIQAAHDILIYGTPTQDIHERLSHTYDHFTFPGAVPRTFLGAVLLAGLGQPIVALVGFQHAQLVVRGILGAANVAALLTFRSSLKRAYGSGVSAWWVVFMASQFHINYYVSRTLPNMYAFCLTALASAFLLPQSSPHLSAARQKQAIALLVIAAAIFRSEVAVLLSTTGLYLLFTRRIGLRPLVLTFLGSFISSLLISVPIDSYFWQKPLWPELWGFYFNAILGSSSEWGISPWHYYFTSALPKLLLNPFVPALAVYALLQPGTSRATQALLIPNLLFVAIYSAQPHKEARFIFYVVPSLTAAAALGANFVSSRASKSIIYRGVSAVIALSVLVSFAGSTAMLLFSSLNYPGGDALQQLSYITRDDPTPVIDVHADVLSCMTGLTLFGQNPSGYPIAFPIHPHPDSTAPVLVFDKTEKGDQLYWPRFWERFDYALAENPRKVLGGWQVIGVVTGYDGVEILKPGSPAAGDESEKGTIGGEKILGLGANVAALRNLVRGYTGGWWVGPRMSPRIRILRRVS; from the exons atgaagactTCAG ATGTCTTCCTAACGtgtcttctcatcaccatcccaCTCGTTCATCTACTTGTGTCCCCCTATACAAAAGTGGAGGAGTCTTTCAATATACAAGCAGCCCACGACATCCTGATCTACGGAACACCCACTCAGGACATACATGAACGCCTCTCTCATACTTACGACCACTTCACCTTTCCCGGCGCCGTACCCCGTACTTTTCTCGGTGCTGTGCTCCTCGCAGGATTAGGGCAGCCCATCGTCGCTCTTGTTGGCTTTCAGCATGCACAGCTTGTAGTTCGAGGAATCCTTGGTGCGGCTAATGTTGCTGCGCTTTTGACGTTCAGGTCTTCTCTCAAGAGAGCTTATGGATCAGGTGTTTCAGCTTGGTGGGTGGTGTTTATGGCGAGTCAGTTCCATATCAACTACTATGTTTCCCGGACGTTGCCAAACATGTATGCATTCTGTCTCA CTGCCCTTGCTTCAGCATTCCTACTTCCCCAATCGTCACCTCATCTCTCTGCTGCTCGTCAGAAACAAGCCATCGCCCTCTTGGTCATCGCAGCAGCCATCTTCCGCTCTGAAGTCGctgttcttctcagcacTACAGGACTCTACCTCCTTTTCACGCGTCGTATCGGTCTGCGCCCCTTGGTTCTCACTTTCCTCGGCTCATTCATCTCTTCACTGCTTATCTCAGTACCTATTGACTCGTATTTCTGGCAGAAGCCCCTCTGGCCTGAGTTATGGGGTTTCTACTTCAACGCTATTCTTGGATCTTCGTCAGAATGGGGCATTTCTCCATGGCATTACTATTTCACCTCAGCGCTTCCCAAGCTATTGCTCAACCCTTTCGTGCCAGCGTTGGCAGTGTATGCACTACTCCAGCCTGGCACATCACGGGCTACGCAGGCATTGCTGATCCCCAACTTGCTCTTTGTGGCCATTTATTCTGCTCAGCCTCATAAAGAGGCTCGTTTCATTTTCTATGTTGTGCCGTCTCTGACTGCCGCTGCAGCTCTCGGCGCTAATTTTGTCTCCTCTCGTGCCTCTAAATCCATCATCTACCGTGGCGTGTCTGCCGTTATCGCCCTGTCAGTCCTCGTCAGCTTCGCAGGCAGCACTGCCATGCTCCTATTCTCTTCACTTAACTATCCTGGCGGCGATGCACTTCAGCAACTCTCTTACATCACCCGTGATGACCCTACTCCCGTCATCGACGTCCACGCCGACGTCTTGAGTTGCATGACGGGGCTGACCTTGTTTGGGCAAAATCCATCTGGTTATCCCATCGCTTTCCCCATCCACCCCCACCCTGATTCTACGGCACCTGTTCTAGTCTTCGACAAGACCGAAAAGGGAGACCAACTTTATTGGCCGCGTTTCTGGGAGCGCTTTGACTATGCTCTCGCAGAGAACCCACGCAAGGTGTTGGGTGGCTGGCAGGTTATAGGAGTTGTCACGGGTTATGACGGTGTTGAGATTCTCAAGCCTGGCTCTCCTGCTGCAGGAGATGAGAGTGAAAAGGGAACAATCGGTGGTGAGAAAATACTTGGACTGGGCGCAAATGTCGCTGCTCTCAGAAATCTGGTTAGGGGCTATACAGGTGGTTGGTGGGTTGGACCTCGAATGTCACCCCGAATCCGAATCTTGAGGCGTGTCAGTTAA